The Engystomops pustulosus chromosome 9, aEngPut4.maternal, whole genome shotgun sequence genome includes a window with the following:
- the LOC140076423 gene encoding uncharacterized protein → MGSTEQENRSWEGADLCNAQEITTTAAPTTTEETTTTAPPTTTEETTTTVPPTTTEETTTTAPPTTTEETTTTAPPTTTEETTTTAPPTTTEETTTTAPPTKTKNITTTAPPTTTEETTTTAPPTTTEETTTTAPPTTTEETTTTAPPTTTEETTTTAPPTTTEETTTTAPPTTTEETTTTAPPTTTEETTTTAPPTTTEETTTTVPPTTTEETTTTAPPTTTEETTTTAPPTTTEETTTTAPPTTTEETTTTAPPTTTEETTTTAPPTTTEETTTTVPPTTTEETTTTAPPTTTEETTTTAPPTTTEETTTTAPPTTTEETTTTAPPTTTEETTTTAPPTTTEETTTTAPPTTTEETTTTAPPTTTEETTTTAPPTTTEETTTTAPPTTTEETTTTVPPTTTEETTTTAPPTTTEETTTTAPPTTTEETTTTAPPTTTEETTTTAPPTTTEETTTTAPPTTTEETTTTAPPTTTEETTTTAPPTTTEETTTTAAPTTTEETTTTAPPTTTEETTTTAPPTTTEETTTTAPPTTTEETTTTAPPTTTEETTTTEPPTTTEETTTTAPPTTTEITTTTAPPTTTEETTTTAPPTTTEETTTTAPPTTTEETTTTTPPTTTEETTTTTPPTTTEETTTTAPPTTTEETTTTASPTTTEETTTTAPPTTTEETTTTAPPTTTEETTTTAPPTTTEETTTTAPPTTTAESTTTTPPTTTEETTTTAPPTTTGETTTTAPPTTTAESSTTAPPTTTKEPTTTPPPTTTEETTTAAPPTTTAESTTTAPPTTTEETTTTAPPTTTDETTTTAPPTTTEETTTTAPPTTTEETTTTAPPTTTEETTTTAAPTTTVETTTTAPPTTTEETTTTAAPTTTEETTTTAPPTSTEESTTTRQQLQQHFPLPWRQQLQLHLPQLLRQQLQLHLPLQLRKQLQLHLPLLLRQ, encoded by the exons ATGGGCAGCACGGAACAGGAGAACAGGAGCTGggaaggag CAGATCTATGTAATGCTCAAGAAATAACTACAACTGCAGCTCCCACTACGACTGAGGAAACTACTACAACTGCACCTCCCACTACGACTGAGGAAACTACTACAACTGTGCCTCCCACTACGACTGAGGAAACAACTACAACTGCACCTCCCACTACGACTGAGGAAACTACTACAACTGCACCTCCCACTACGACTGAGGAAACTACTACAACTGCACCTCCCACTACGACTGAGGAAACTACTACAACTGCACCTCCCACTAagaccaagaatataactacaactgCACCTCCCACTACGACCGAGGAAACTACTACAACTGCACCTCCCACTACGACCGAGGAAACTACTACAACTGCGCCTCCCACTACGACTGAGGAAACTACTACAACTGCACCTCCCACTACGACTGAGGAAACTACTACAACTGCACCTCCCACTACGACTGAGGAAACTACTACAACTGCACCTCCCACTACGACTGAGGAAACTACTACAACTGCACCTCCCACTACGACTGAGGAAACAACTACAACTGCACCTCCCACTACGACCGAGGAAACTACTACAACTGTACCTCCCACTACGACCGAGGAAACAACTACAACTGCACCGCCCACTACGACCGAGGAAACAACTACAACTGCACCTCCCACTACGACTGAGGAAACTACTACAACTGCACCTCCCACTACGACCGAGGAAACTACTACAACTGCACCTCCCACTACGACCGAGGAAACTACTACAACTGCACCTCCCACTACGACCGAGGAAACTACTACAACTGTGCCTCCCACTACGACTGAGGAAACTACTACAACTGCACCTCCCACTACGACTGAGGAAACTACTACAACTGCACCTCCCACTACGACTGAGGAAACTACTACAACTGCACCTCCCACTACGACTGAGGAAACTACTACAACTGCACCTCCCACTACGACTGAGGAAACAACTACAACTGCACCTCCCACTACGACCGAGGAAACTACTACAACTGCACCTCCCACTACGACTGAGGAAACTACTACAACTGCACCTCCCACTACGACTGAGGAAACTACTACAACTGCACCTCCCACTACGACTGAGGAAACAACTACAACTGCACCTCCCACTACGACCGAGGAAACTACTACAACTGTACCTCCCACTACGACCGAGGAAACAACTACAACTGCACCGCCCACTACGACCGAGGAAACAACTACAACTGCACCTCCCACTACAACCGAGGAAACAACTACAACTGCACCTCCCACTACAACCGAGGAAACAACTACAACTGCACCTCCCACTACGACAGAGGAAACAACTACAACTGCACCTCCCACTACGACAGAGGAAACAACTACAACTGCACCTCCCACTACGACCGAGGAAACAACTACAACTGCACCTCCCACTACGACCGAGGAAACAACTACAACTGCAGCTCCCACTACGACCGAGGAAACAACTACAACTGCACCTCCCACTACGACCGAGGAAACAACTACAACTGCACCTCCCACTACGACCGAGGAAACAACTACAACTGCACCTCCCACTACGACCGAGGAAACAACTACAACTGCACCTCCCACTACGACCGAGGAAAcaactacaactgaacctcccaCTACGACCGAGGAAACCACTACAACTGCACCTCCCACTACGACCGAGATAACCACTACAACTGCACCTCCCACTACGACCGAGGAAACAACTACAACTGCACCTCCCACTACTACTGAGGAAACTACTACAACTGCACCTCCCACTACGACTGAGGAAACTACTACAACTACACCTCCCACTACGACTGAGGAAACAACTACAACTACACCTCCCACTACTACTGAGGAAACAACTACAACTGCACCTCCCACTACGACTGAGGAAACAACTACAACTGCATCTCCCACTACGACTGAGGAAACAACTACAACTGCACCTCCCACTACGACTGAGGAAACAACTACAACTGCACCTCCCACTACGACGGAGGAAACAACTACAACTGCACCTCCCACTACAACTGAAGAAACAACTACAACTGCACCTCCCACTACAACTGCAGAATCAACTACAACTACACCTCCCACTACTACTGAGGAAACTACTACAACTGCACCTCCCACTACTACTGGGGAAACAACTACAACTGCACCTCCCACTACGACTGCAGAATCATCTACAACTGCACCTCCCACTACCACTAAGGAACCAACTACAACTCCACCTCCCACTACTACTGAGGAAACAACTACAGCTGCACCTCCCACTACGACTGCAGAATCAACTACAACTGCACCTCCCACTACTACTGAGGAAACTACTACAACTGCACCTCCCACTACTACTGATGAAACAACTACAACTGCACCTCCCACTACTACTGAGGAAACTACTACAACTGCACCTCCCACTACGACTGAGGAAACTACTACAACTGCACCTCCCACTACGACTGAGGAAACAACTACAACTGCAGCTCCCACTACTACTGTGGAAACTACTACAACTGCACCTCCCACTACGACTGAGGAAACTACTACAACTGCAGCTCCCACTACGACTGAGGAAACTACTACAACTGCACCTCCCACTTCGACTGAGGAATCAACTACAACT AGGCAACAACTACAACAGCACTTTCCACTACCATGGAGGCAACAACTTCAACTGCACCTCCCACAACTACTGAGGCAACAACTTCAACTGCACCTCCCACTACAACTGAGGAAACAACTACAACTGCACTTACCACTTCTTCTGAGGCAATAA